The following proteins come from a genomic window of Mammaliicoccus sp. Marseille-Q6498:
- a CDS encoding S-ribosylhomocysteine lyase, with product MTKMNVESFNLDHTKVEAPFVRLAGIKEGQNGDVIHKYDIRFKQPNKEHMEMPALHSLEHLMAENIRNHTDKVVDVSPMGCQTGFYASFINHDDYDDVLNILELTLEDVKQATEVPACNEVQCGWAASHSLEGAQQLASDFLSKKDTWNVIFSD from the coding sequence ATGACAAAAATGAACGTAGAAAGTTTTAATTTAGATCATACAAAAGTTGAAGCACCTTTTGTAAGACTTGCAGGAATAAAAGAAGGACAAAATGGTGATGTCATCCATAAATACGATATTCGATTTAAACAACCAAATAAAGAACATATGGAAATGCCAGCATTACACTCATTAGAACATTTAATGGCAGAAAATATCCGTAACCATACTGACAAAGTTGTTGATGTTAGTCCAATGGGTTGCCAAACTGGTTTTTATGCTTCATTTATCAATCATGACGATTACGATGATGTATTAAATATTTTAGAACTTACATTAGAAGACGTTAAACAAGCTACAGAAGTACCAGCTTGTAACGAAGTACAATGCGGTTGGGCAGCAAGCCACTCATTAGAAGGCGCGCAACAACTCGCTTCAGATTTCTTATCTAAAAAAGATACTTGGAATGTAATCTTTAGCGACTAA